A region of the Anolis sagrei isolate rAnoSag1 chromosome 4, rAnoSag1.mat, whole genome shotgun sequence genome:
TTGTGCCATTCATTCACAAGGTCAGTGATAtctagaccaaaaaaaaaagaaccaaggCACATCACCAACAAGAACAGAACGAACCCTGATGATGATGCTGAACTCCTTtctgtatatcaggcatgggcaaacttgggccctccaggtgttttggacttcaactcccacaattccgaacagcctaccggctgttcggaattgtgggagttgaagtccaaaacacctggagggcccaagtttgcccatgcctggaatatCTACCGCCACACAACTATGAAGAACTGTGCCAGAGACAAAAGGCTGTGCTAGAATTCCCAGGTCCAAGGAagcttctctgcctctcagtgGCATCTCCTGGTCGCTCCACGTAAAGTCCACAATCCATAGGTCCACCTTTACACACCCAACCAACTTCTGAGGTTGACCCCAAAAAGAGGGACTGGTTAAAAGAAAAGGGTTTGGTCCACCCAGAAACAGCACCCAGCCATTAAACGGGTCTCATGGAAGGAAGGCTAGAATTCGGTCATTTTCTTGTGTGTGTCGGCCTTCTTCTGCTCCCGTTGGAGACTGGCTTCTTGGGCCCGGAGTTCGCCCAATTTCCGGTGGGCCCCGGCCATCTTCTCTTCCAGCTGAGCTGTAGTAATGCTGTGCCTGGAAGCCAACATTATAAAACGAAATgtcagaaggaaagggaagaagttgATCTAGACCAGGAAGCTTCATATCCCACTTCCACCCACATCAGTCTGAAAAGAAATGCACCACAAAATGTCAAATTCTGCActtagaaggggaaaaaaagacagACTGCTAAACACTTCCAAGATGTAAAGGTATTTTCTTTCACAAACCCTGCACTGCTCCATTACTTCATTCCATGCATGGCTTTGcttctataaataataataataataataataataataataataataataataataatactttagttcttgtgggttttttcgggctatatggctatgttctagaggcatttctcctgacgtttcgcctgcatctatggcaagcatcctcagaggtgaggatgcttgccatagatgcaggcgaaacgtcaggagaaatgcctctagaacatggccatatagcccgaaaaacccccacaagaacctagtgattccagccatgaaagccttcgacaatacaataatactttatttataccccacctccatctcccccaaggggactcggggcggcttacatgaggccatgcccatcaatacagtaaatacaatataacaccaaagcataacagaaaatcagaaaataaaatacatatgatgcaaaaccaatataataagcaacacaacaacataaaatcaaacCTTAAAACACAAATGATTACACTGGGCACTCTCCTtaaagcactgtttctcaacctgggggtcaggacccctgtgggggtcgcgagggggtgtcagaggggtcgccaaagaccatcaggaaacacagtattttctgtggtcataagggttctgtgtgggaagtttggtccaattctatcgttagtttGGTTCGGAAAGTTATTtcattatgggtgaactataaatctctctcaaatgttaaggtctattttcctcaaactcctccagtgttcacatttcggcatattgagtattcgtgccaagtttggtccagatccatcattgtttgagtctacagtgctctctggatgtagatgaactacaactccaaaaatccaaggtcaatgttcaccagatcctcccagaattttctgttggtcatgggagttttgtgtgccaagtttggttcaatttcatcattggtggtgttcagaatgctctttgattgtaggtgaactataaatcccagcgactacaacttccaaatgacaaaatcataattttttgagtgatggtcactccttgtgttgtgagacattttgttgccaaatttggtgtgatttcgttcaatggttcttttgtttttaaggtactcattatgcacatagcatatatatatatatagataataataataataatataataataataataataataataataattattattattattattattttgggtctgcaccccatgtgctgccagtaagtttccacaggggataattcaaggtcaatgtccaccagatcctccctgtattttatcttggtcatgggagttttgtgagccatgtttggttcaatttcatcattggtggtcttcagaatgctctttgattgtaggtgaactataaatcccagcaactacagctcctaaatgacaaaatcaatccccaccccaaccccaccagtattcaaatttgggcatattggttatttgggatttgaaaatacctcctgcatatgagatatttacattacgattcataacagtagcaaaattacagttatgaagtagcaatgaaaataatgttatgtttgggggccgccaccacatgaggaactgtactaaggggtcgcggcattaggaaggttgagaaacactgcgaaAACCCCTTTTTGGCAAGGAACAGAACAGAGGAAGATGGAAAAAAGGACAACAAGTGAGCTGCGGTGTCAGCACTGTGAAAAATCTGCAAATGAACTTTCAGATGATTGCAAAGGTTGCACAGTGTTGCTTTCAGCAAAATCCAGGAGCCGAAGAATCTTCTATAACCAAAGCTTCAACACAGGAAGCTGGGTTTTGCAAAGTGAGACCGGCGCTGGTATCCGGGAGCCAATTCTTCCAGCTCCAAAGAAGCCAGAAAGGACAAAAATGTTCTGGCTTCATCTGCCCAGATtggtggtcctcaacctgtggatcctcagatattttggccttcaactcccagaaatcccaacagctggtaaactggctgggatttctgggagttgtaggatccacaggctgagaaccactgcagtctaGGTTTATATTCAGGATTGGGTAAATCCTCAGGGACTGGAAATGTATTTTAGCTTTAGTTTGACTCCGCCTTGCATACAGGATGCTGAAATACatcaattttattttttgcaattcctctcaaaatggcaacaggaaATTATGTTATTACTGTCACCATTTTGAGAAAGCCTGTAGAGGAAAATAAGAGGCTTGCAGGGCTGATATGAGGTATATAAACTAATCAGAGGGGCTAAGGGCATGCATGCATGTTTTTGAGGTTAATTTAGTTCTGTTGCTTTGCTTTGCATATTAAATTTTACGTTTTCTGGCTTTCCTGAATATTTCAAAAAGGCAGTATGGCTGGGTTTTAGTGATGTGCCAATGCATTTAAATGTAACCAATTATATTAAAGAAGGGTTGCATTTTAAATAAAGTGATTAAGAGCTTTGGGAGAAGCAGATATCTTTGTGCCTACTGCCTGGAATATATGTATCTATTTGTTGACATTCAGACGCACACATAACACTGAGGACTGAATTCCTGTGAAGGAAATCCAAGTGAAATTTATCCAATTAATAAAGATTCTCATTAGGGCAAAAACATTAGTACTGAAGCAAGAAGCATATCTTCTTTGTTTTTAGATATTGCTTGTTGCAATTAATGAATATATTTAGCTAGGAAGTTACAGTGGATCCTTGATATCCACCGAGGtttgaagcttttaagcagaggctggatggccatctgtcaggggtgatttgaatgcaatattcctgcttcttggcagggggttggactggatggcccatgaggtctcttccaactctttgattctatgattctatgattctatgattccatgatctcttgtggataccaaaatcggTGGTTGCTTGAGTCCTGTTATTTGcagtggtatagtaaaatggtttGATTctcttataggtaaaggtaaaggttttcccctggcattaagtccagtcgtgtccgactctgggggttggtgctcatctccatttctaagttgaagagccagcattgtccatagacacctccaaggtcatgtggccaccatgaggTACTGAGGTGCTTGTGAGGATATTTTCACACATCCTGGAGATTTTATTacatacaccaggcatgggcaaactttggccgtccaggtgttttggacttctactcctagaaatctcagccatcttaccagctgttaggaattgtaggagctgaagtccaaaatacctggagagtcgaagtttgcccatgtctgacatACACCCTATcctggactatttatttatttccaagggACAGAGGTTTAGCACAACTGGTAAATCATCAGGTTGTAGTCTATCACCCTGTCtctctacaacagtgtttctcaacctgggggttgggacccctgtgggggttgcgagggggtgtcagaggggtcaccaaagaccatcagaaaacatagtatttttctgttggtcatgggttctgtgtgggaagtttggtctaattctatcattggtggggttcagaatgctctgtgattctaggtgaactatatatcccaggaactgcaactcccaaatgtcaagattctattttccccaaactccaccagtgttcacatttgggcatattgagtatttgtgtagagtttggtccagatccatcattgtttgtgtccacagtgttctctggatgtaggtgaactacaactcccaaactcaacatcaatgcccaccaaacccttccagtattttctgttggtcatgggagtcctgtgtgctaagtttgattcaattccatcattggttgagttcagaatgctctttgattgtaggtgaactataaatcccagccactacagctcccaaatgacaaaatcaatccccccacaaccccaccagtattcaaatttgggaatattgggtatttgggatttgaaaatacatcttgcatatcagatatttaaattacgattcataacggCAGTAAAATTAaagttacaaagtagcaatgaaaatgttatggttgggggtcaccgcaacgtgaagaactgtactaaggggtcacggcattaggaaggttgagaaccactgctctacaagttctaattctgctcctttatctcaccctgagttttaaaatcattttatgtacatgcagcccACTCACTGTCATAagtttggtttactgctttttttgtattttgtttattgtagttATGTGTTCTGTATCTTTttgcaatgttgtttattttattgtaacttgtatcttattttattgtaatttgttgtattggacacaatacacctatcaggccaacaagtgaccatcactcataaaaacactgaaaaacacagcagaagagacttaaaaggccatcatatatatcctatatatatataggatatatatcctatatatatataggagcccccggtggcgcagtgggttaaagcactgagctgctgagcttgttgatcgaaaggtcacaggttcgattccggggagcggcgtgagcttccactgtcagccctagcttctgccaacctagcagttcgaaaacatgcaaatgtgagtagatcaataggtccggcgggaaagtaatggtgctccatgcagtcatgccagccacatgaccttggaggtgtctacggacaacgctggctcttcggcttagaaatggagatgagcaccacaccccagagtcagacatgactggacttaatgtcaggggactacctttacctatatatatatcaacgcatgagcaaaaccacatatatacacatatacacaaatacacacacatatatacacacacaacacatatacacatagactggaccacagcatcacgtggcaggggacagctagtatataatatatatccaGGGTCATGTAAACATTTTTCAAACTGAAATGGGTCACAAATATAAAAGTTTAAGTAGAAGGAACAGAGAAGCTTGGCCATACAATCACTTCAACACCCCTTTTCTCGTATGATGAATCCCTTttgcggagcccccagtggcgcagtgggttaaacccctgtgccggcaggactgaagaccgacaggttgcaggttcgaatccggggagaggcggatgagctccctctatcagctccagctcctcatgcggggacatgagagaagcctcccacaaggatgataaaaacatcaaatcatccaggcgtcccctgggcaacgtccttgcagacggccaattctctcacaacaggacccaaaaaaaaaaaaaaggttccttTTACCTCCCAACGTTGCGTGCCAGAGCCTCCTGGATCCCTCGGATCTCCTTCTGGGTCTGGTCTATTTTTTCCACCGTCTGCAAGAGGCGGACGctgagggccttcttggtgctCTTGCTGGCGTGGTAGATCTCCTTGCTGTTCCTCTCCAACGGCGCCAACCCTCCCTCTTCCCGACCGGAGTCTTTGCCCTGAAGCTTCTCGTTCAGGAAGTCAAACACGTTCCGGGGCTTAGGGCTCTGCCCGCAGGGACGGGGCGCCCGGTTGACTTTTGCCCGCCGCTTTTTGGACTTGGCCGAGTCAAGcttcccctctctcttcttctGCAGGATCTCGGCACATTGGTCCAAGGATTTGCCTTTCGGCAGCACGACGGCCAAGACGGGCTCCACTCGGCCCTCCGAATTTTTCCCCAAACCTGAAACAGGGAGAATAAAGAGTGGTGGTAGCAACAAAGAAAGCCCACTCACTGATTTCTTGTCTCCGatactgtcaggttttacaatgtattgcaatgtaatatagctgagtcatgcactactaataggcttctattggaaatgctgagtcatgcattaactgtatatagggaatcatttggggaatgtgttctggcctagtccaggtgactgtgaatgatgtaatcctgggtccgAGTTAATTaatgagttagaatcatagaatcaaagagttggaagagacctcacccctgacagatggccatccagcctctgtttaaaagcttccaaagaaggagcctccaccacactccggggcagagagttccactgctgaacggctctcacagtcaggaaccaatcagtgattgctatgtgtaaatgaattgtatataaggaagtcatgtacagtgtattctctctccttgtgctgtgatgctgttcatcgaaggctctatgtaaatgattaaaagaacctgtctgctaagacaagatataaccgtgtgctgtcataagtttgtagtgtcatctagattggaggggaaaacaatagtaaaacaatagtaaaactgacaatagccgggcatgtgctcaagtgcctgtaaaGAATTCCAGAGTGATTGCAGTTTGTGAGAgtagttgactgaaaatactgtgcaggaagaagctactggaaagcgctgaagttgtgcaactgatctgctgctgaattgtgagataaagcGTGACAGATACGCTATCCTTTCATGTTTGTTTCATAGCGCTGGGCTTTGTAACAAAAATGCACAAGGAAATTGTCTGTTTGTATTTTTGTTGCTAgcttttctgaataaaaattacaCTATCTAACACAATATTTCTTtctgtgttataaatgtcatctcctaattggttctatcagaaaaacttggggaaagtttattaaactgcaaaaagtttgtttttgccaggacatcctgctatagcacattttcctatagttttttcaataaatatctcaaccaattcaacattgtttggggaagccacaaaaacaagtttctggagtagaacaactactttcaaagtaagtaccgtacaattaaacaggaaataatactttcaaaccaggaacaaaaaaaattcaacaaCTAAGTGTCATGTGTCATGTTTTGTTATtgatggtggtggtaggcctaacagatggtgatggaagggttaatgtgagccttagttctaaagggctgagtaatctgtaagtaaaagTTCATGAgggaaagcaattaagggtggaggtatgcaagagataggctgcagctgggtgtttctggatataaggagctagctttgggactgatcttcggggggggggggggggaagtatttGTCTTATGTGGTAGATGCTgatggttttcccccaggtttgtggattttcagtgttcttacctgtctcctgaacctttggaatcctggaaccttgaatcttggactggcttttgactatggtatggACTATTAATCCCTGGTCTTTGTTTATTGaacagcatttgaccactgggctggaccttttgactacggagttatcttTAACctacaacagtgtttgctgtttttgttttatattctgtggctgagtgctatctttatgttttatattttggactattaaaacagccagaaagtaagtgctgctttaattaaattgttttatacaaactgggtttttgtttggctcatctctgcctaaatattggcagagccctgcTTTCCAATGTATATTAGAGGCACAAATATTGCTTCAGTATAATCTAGAGAAGTAACTTTTTTTGTTGTACACATGCATACCTTTTCCTAATTCATATCCCATCTGAGCAAGCAGTTTGGAGCCGATGCCACGAGTGTGCGCTTCCCAGCTGCCAAAGGCGGAACTGCAAGCGGAGGGTCCTTCTGTGGTCTCCGGGCCCCCGGAATCAATGACTGCGGCAAAGCAACAGGACAGAGAAGCAACAAGCAAAAGGGATTAACTTTGAAAACACAACATAGGAAAGTTGCTTTTTCTGGAACACAACTCCTAGATTCCCCCCAGACACAGATTTATCATGTCACTGGGGGATTCTGCGTGTTGCATTGCAAAAATACATTGACCAAGCCTTGTTCTACAAGTATGGGAGGGTTCCACCTCCCCGTATCTTCTACCTCTAGCGTACGCAGCATCATCAACGTCATCGCTGTCCGATTCAGATGAGGAAGAGCTCTCCTCTTCGCGCAGTGGAGGCAGCACCCCATCGCCCTCCACCACAGCCTCCTTCAGGAGCAGGGAGTCAAACTTCACCGTGTAGTAACCGCTGTCAATGTCTAATGAAGAAGTAGAGAAATCTTTCAAAAAGGAGCCAATGCACTCTATGTACCATGGATGGGCAAATGTGGTGGGTTTGGGGCACAATTTTCAGTTCCTGGGACTATCCAGGGTTGCACCagcaaacaaaaaccaaaactgAAATGTGGCTGGATGTCTACTTTTGATTTTGAAAAACTCCTTTTACAAAGTTATTTGTACACCACTTAAGTTAGCACTCATTGATTGTGTGTGTAATGGTTTAAGAGTTGGACTACGACtcgagccctcggtggcacagcaggttaaaccactgagctgctgaacttgctcaccgaaaggttggtggttcgaaactggggagcaggatgagctctcactgttagccccagcttctgccaacctagcagtttgaaaacatgcaaatgggatcaaagatatttaaagaatttATCGGTACAtgttaaataaaattattataaattggtttggaaatggtacttaacaccagtaaagattgcaaatattaataggaatgccacaaaaaaaaactgttggagaggttgccaggaagtgggtacatatatacatatgtggtggcagtgtaaatatgtaaatgaatgttgggggaaggtatttggagaaatagaagctataatggatatgaaAATAGGAAAAAGTGCAAGCATTGCAATGTTGTCACTAAATAATGTTAAGAA
Encoded here:
- the ZGPAT gene encoding zinc finger CCCH-type with G patch domain-containing protein, with product MDEESLETAIQTYNAQLQQVELALGAGLDPTQQADLIQLQTDLKQLIELTESSLVSMKKSKLFSGLDSETSSASPSTHQPQNSREPGKDSNEDEYAAFKEAIAEIGGEDGPSSTCNEEGDEEEEEEEEEEEASGMKVKAPYYSSWGTLEYHNAMIVGSECLEDGTPGVRVLYLYPTHKSLKPCPFFLDDKCRFKENCRFSHGQVVPVEELRPFEEPDLSSLAVGSSCLARHQDGIWYAAKITDIDSGYYTVKFDSLLLKEAVVEGDGVLPPLREEESSSSSESDSDDVDDAAYARVIDSGGPETTEGPSACSSAFGSWEAHTRGIGSKLLAQMGYELGKGLGKNSEGRVEPVLAVVLPKGKSLDQCAEILQKKREGKLDSAKSKKRRAKVNRAPRPCGQSPKPRNVFDFLNEKLQGKDSGREEGGLAPLERNSKEIYHASKSTKKALSVRLLQTVEKIDQTQKEIRGIQEALARNVGRHSITTAQLEEKMAGAHRKLGELRAQEASLQREQKKADTHKKMTEF